The Eretmochelys imbricata isolate rEreImb1 chromosome 19, rEreImb1.hap1, whole genome shotgun sequence genome contains a region encoding:
- the SESN2 gene encoding sestrin-2: MIVAGSDGCGCTGIKGYLPCEQCGDLRTKQDRRIKIPRQLGRGPSSFIPVEEILQEGMERAQRQLFIEALVSMGRVDNITMVMGLHPEYLASFWKTQYLLLHLDGPLPYHKRHYIAIMAAARHQCSYLVGFHVAEFLKVGGTPDWLQGLHCAPQKLRNLNEINKILAHRPWLITKEHIEALLKTGENSWSLAELIQALVLLTHYHSLASFVFGCGINLETDQDGGHAFQPPSPRSCDSSPASEDGASGSSGKDAMQEVEVLMERMKLLQECQLEEEGVTQEEMETRFELEKTESLLVAPSVDIAEHALPPSVLCFVEDPEFGYKDFTRKGEQAPPTFRAQDYTWEDHGYSLINRLYPDMGQLLDEKFQVVYNLTYNTIAMHRGVDTTMLRRAIWNYIHCVFGIRYDDYDYGEVNQLLERSLKVYIKTVACYPEKATKRMYTHFWRHFKHSEKVHVNLLLLEARRQAALLYALRAITRYMT, encoded by the exons gaCAGAAGAATAAAAATCCCCCGGCAGCTGGGAAGAGGCCCAAGTTCCTTCATCCCCGTGGAAGAG ATCCTGCAGGAGGGCATGGAGAGGGCCCAGCGGCAGCTCTTCATTGAGGCGTTGGTCTCCATGGGCAGGGTGGATAACATCACCATGGTGATGGGGCTGCACCCGGAGTACCTGGCCAGCTTCTGGAAGACCCAGTACCTGCTGCTGCACCTGGATGGGCCCCTGCCTTACCACAAACGCCACTACATCGCCATCATG GCAGCGGCCAGGCACCAGTGTTCCTACCTGGTTGGCTTCCACGTGGCAGAGTTCCTGAAGGTGggtgggaccccagactggctcCAAGGCCTGCACTGTGCCCCCCAGAAACTGAGGAACCTCAACGAAATCAACAAGATCCTAGCTCACCGGCCCTGGCTTATCACCAAGGAGCACATAGAG GCCCTCCTGAAGACGGGTGAGAACAGCTGGTCCCTGGCAGAGCTCATTCAGGCCCTGGTGCTCCTCACACACTACCACTCGCTCGCCTCCTTCGTATTTGGCTGTGGCATCAACCTGGAGACGGACCAGGATGGGGGGCACGCCTTCCAGCCGCCTTCGCCACGCAGCTGCGACAGCAGCCCCGCCTCTGAGGATGGCGCAAGCGGCTCCAGT GGCAAAGATGCCATGCAGGAGGTGGAGGTGCTGATGGAGAGGATGAAGCTGCTTCAGGAgtgccagctggaggaggagggggtcacGCAGGAGGAGATGGAAACCCGCTTCGAGCTGGAGAAGACGGAGAGTTTGCTTGTGGCCCCCTCGG TTGACATTGCTGAGCACGCTCTGCCTCCCAGCGTCCTGTGCTTCGTGGAGGATCCCGAGTTTGGATACAAGGATTTCACTAGGAAAGGAGAGCAGGCCCCACCCACCTTCCGAGCTCAG GATTACACCTGGGAAGACCATGGCTACTCGCTGATTAACCGCCTGTACCCCGACATGGGGCAGCTGCTGGACGAGAAGTTCCAGGTTGTCTATAACCTGACCTATAACACCATTGCCATGCACAGGGGGGTGGACACCACCATGCTCCGCAGAGCCATCTGGAATTACATTCACTGTGTCTTCGGCATCAG aTATGATGACTATGACTACGGGGAGGTGAACCAGCTCCTGGAGCGCAGCTTGAAAGTCTACATCAAAACCGTGGCCTGCTACCCAGAGAAAGCCACCAAGCGGATGTACACCCACTTCTGGAGACACTTCAAGCACTCCGAGAAG GTACACGTGAACCTGCTTCTGCTAGAGGCGCGGAGGCAGGCGGCCCTGCTGTATGCTCTGAGAGCCATCACCCGCTACATGACCTGA